A window of Candidatus Melainabacteria bacterium genomic DNA:
ATTAGGTTTTGATGCTGTAGGAATTACTCTGGCAAATGATTTAAATAGTTCTAATGAACATTTTTTAAACTGGCGAGAAAAAGGTTTTGCTAGTGATATGAGTTATTTACTTAGGGAAGATCCTATAAATGCAAAACCAAAGAAGTTACTACCCGATGCAAAATCAATTATTACACTCTTAGTGAATTATTATTCTGAAGCACCTAATGATCCTGGGCTAAATTATGGAAGAGTAGCTGCATATGCAGTAGGACTTGATTATCATAAAGTGCTTAGAAAAAAAATTAAACAGTTTCAAGAAAAATTAAAAAAAGAATTTGGAAATTATTTTTTATCAAGGGGCTTTACTGACTCAGTTCCACTTTTAGAAAAGTCATTTGCTCGTAATTCTGGGCTTGGATTTTTCGGTAAGAATACATTAATTATAAATAAGCCTTTTGGTTCATATTTTTTTATTTGTGAAATTATTTCAAATCTTGAAATTGAGGTAGAGACGCCCCGGTGGGGCGTCTCTACCTGCGGCAAATGTACAAGGTGTATTAATGTTTGTCCAACAAATGCTCTGGGAAACGGATACAGGTTAGATGCACGTCTTTGCATTTCATATCAAACAATTGAAAATAAAAATATTATCCCGCTTGAATTAAGAGAAAAAATTGGACCTTGGGTTTTTGGTTGTGATCTTTGTCAGACAGTTTGTCCTTATAATAAAAAAAATATACAAACTAAATGGAAAGAATTTAAACCTGAAAATGGTTTTGGTCACTGGATAAAATTAAGAGATATTTTAAATATTAGGTCTGATGAAGAATTCCATAAGAAGTTTTCTTGTACTTCTTTAACAAGGCCTAAACGATCTGGCTTAATTAGAAATGCAGCAATAGTAGCTGGAAACAGATTGTCAGAAGAAGCATTGCCAGAACTTATATGGCTTAGTAAAAATGAAAGTGATCCAATTATTCGTGAGCATGTATTATGGGCATTGTCGAGATATTAAGTAGCAGTAAAGTAATCTTGTTCTTATCTTAAATATTTTAATAATTCATTATGAATAAATCCATTTGAAGCAAGAATATTTTTGTCATAGATACTATATTTATTACCTTTTAATCCTGTAATTTTTCCAAGAGCTTCTTTTAAAATTAAAACTCCACTAGCAACATCCCAAGGGTTTAATTCTTTTTCCCAGAAAGCATCTACTCTACCACAAGCTACATAACACAGATCAAGTGCAGCTGCACCATCTCTTCTTACACCATGACTTTTTGTAGTTAGTGTTTGAAAGTTTTTAAAATTTTCTTGTTTAGAAGATACGCCATCATGTGAAAATCCAGTAACAAGTAAACTTTCTTTAATTTTTTTTACTTTTGAAACTGAAATTGGTTTCCCATTTAATTTTGCACCCTTTCCTTTTCTTGCACTGTAAAACTCGTTGGTTATTGGGTTTTTTACTAAACCAAATTGTAAAATATCGTTTATTGCAAAACCAACTGAAATACAAAAGAAGGGATAGCCGTGAGCAAAGTTTGTGGTTCCATCAATTGGATCAATAAACCATTTATATTTTGGATTTTTAATTTTTTTTCCTGATTCTTCAGCTATGATTGAATGTTCAGGATATCTGGAAGTGATTTTTCTGAGGATTAGTTCTTCAACTTCATGATCAACATTTGTAACTAAATTTGCAAAACTTTTTTTATAAGAAATTGTTCTAATGTTCTTATAATTTTTTAGTATTAATTTACTTGCTTTTTCAATTAGTTCTTTTGCAAAATTAAATGTGTTGTTCACCACAAACCTAATTTTAAATTTTTTCACCTCTTTTCTTAACCTTTTTGTTCTTAACCTGGTTAAGATAATTCTTTTTTTAGGGTGTAATTTAGCAAATTTTGTGTTTTTTTAAATTTTTAATGTATAGATATTACCAATTATAAAATATTTGTGTATTTTTCAATACATTATTCTTTACTGGGATAAATTATTAATGCGGGAATTTAATAGAAAGGAAAAACAGAGGAGACATATGGATACACTAACTCAAAACACACAACAAAGCCGAAAGAAAACTGGTCCAAAGCCACTATATGGAGAAGCTAAAAAGATGGTTTCATTCCGTCTTTCTCCAAGAGCGCTAGAAATAATCAGATGTGTTGCTACACAAAAAGGTGTTAGCCAAGCTGAAGTAATAGAACAATGGGCTCGTTTAATCGGTAGTAATTCAGATAGCTTTTTTACACAGAAGTCAGAAGCATCAAATGAATTAGTACCATCTTTAAATTAATAGGCTTTATATTAAATTAAAAATACTCTGCTTTGGTAAAAAGTGGGGTATTTTTTTTATAACTTTTAAATTTTTAAACTACCGAACTAATTAAAGGTTTTGATCCTTCTTCGGATTCTTTAGATTCTTTTTTTATTGTTTCGTTTTTGTGTTGAGCTAAATATCTTCTTAGTGCTTCTCTAATAAGCGAACTTCTTGTTCTATGTTCAAGTTCAGCAATTTTATCAACTTCTTCTAAAAACTCATTTTGAAAATTTACTAGGACTTTTGTCATGATTAAATTCCCTTTCGTTAAAAATAATTTTATCAGCTAATTAATAAAAGAACATTTTAGTTTATAAATTTACTTGCAGATCTTATGATCTCATAAATATTGTCATACTTTGGTTTCCAGTTTAAATCTTTTTGTATTTTTGTAGAATCTGCAATTAAAATAGGAGGATCTCCAGCTCGTCTTTTAGAAATTTTATATTGAATATCAAAATTAAAAACCTCTTTAGCTGCATTTACAATTTCAAGTACTGAGTACCCATGCCCATATCCAATGTTATAAATGTTTTCATGCGTATTTCCATTGATTAATGCCTCAATAGCTTTTAAGTGTGCATAAATCAAATCAATTACATGTACATAATCCCTAATTGCTGTACCATCTTTAGTGTCATAATCATTTCCATAAACATTTAAATCATAATTCTTATTTTTTACTGCCTTAATAACTAATGGAATCAAATGAGTTTCCAGGTTGTGGTTTTCACCCCTGTTTTTACTTGCTCCTGCAACATTAAAATACCTAAGTGCAAAATAGTCGAAATTATATGATTTTTTATACCATTCTAATGACTTTTCAAATATTAATTTTGATTCACCATATGGATTAATTGGTCTTGTAAGTGTTGTTTCTTTTATTGGCATTTCATTTTGATTAGGAATCCCGTAGACTGCACAAGTCGATGAAAATACAATTTTTTTTACATTGAAAAGATTCATTACATTCAGAAGGTTTTGTGCTTGACAAAAATTTGTATCGAAGTACTGAAATGGATCTTTTATAGATTCTTCAACCAGTGCTCTTCCAGCAATATGTAAAACCACATCAATTTTGTTTTCAGTAAAAATTTTTTCAAGAACTTTTGTATCTCCTAAATCAGCATTATAAAAAGCTACATTAGGGAATAATGATTCCTTATGACCTGTTGTTAAATTGTCTAAGACAATTGTTTTATATCCTTCAGAGAGTAAAATCTCAACAGCAACGCTTCCTATATATCCTGCACCACCAGTTATTAATATTGAACATGCCAATTTTTTAGTTATTTCTTTTTCTTACCTACATTCATTTTGTTACTTAAGTTCATTTTGTTGCCAAGTAATATTCTTTGTAGTTCTGCTGTTGCAGCTCTTAATCTTCTTGAAACTTGCATTTGTGATATTCCTAACCTTTTTGCTACTTCTGTCTGGCTTAAATCTTGATAAAAGGTCATTTCAACTACTTGTCTTAAATTTTCTTTGAGTTTTTTGATTGCTGCTTGAAGCATTATATTGTCTTCTTCAGAATGAAATTTTAAGTGATGTGCACTATCTTCAAGTGTGTCAAGTAGCAATTGTTCACTTGTTCCATCTGTTGCTAAAGCTTGGTCTAAAGAAATTAAAGTCCTTCTTCTGTCAACTTCATAAGCTTCAGAGACTCTGTCTGCTGGGAGTTCTAACACTTCTGCAACTTCTGCATCAGTTGGCTCTCGCCCTAGTCTATGAATTAAATCTTGAACTAGTCTTGAAATTCTAAAACTCAATTCTTGAAGTTCTCTTGGTGCCCTAATCATTGAAGTTTTATCTCTTAGATAATGCCTGATCTCACCAGTAATAAGATGTGTAGCATAAGTATGAAATTTTGCTCCAGCAGTAGGATCAAACTGTTCAATAGCTTTAACAAGGCCAATACTTCCAACTTGTATTAAATCTTCTACAGGGTCTGTACTTCTTCTTGCAAGCCCATAAGCTATTCGTTTAACTAATGAAATACAACAATGGACTATTTTATCTCTTATAACATTGTCTTTTTTTTTATGATATTCAACAAGAAACATGTGAATGTCTTTGCTGTCTAAATCATCATTGTCTATTATGTCTGGATCAAGAGAATCAAATGGACTAATTGGCATTTAAAAATTATCCTTTATGTAATAGAAGTTAAATAATTTTATTACTTTTAGAATAAAATTGTTTATTTAAATGTTACCATACCACTTGAATAGCTAAAAAGTGAAACTTTTACAAATTGAAAATTTAACAATATCTTTTGACAGCATGAAAGCAGTTGACTTGCTATCTCTAGACCTTAATTCTAGTGAAATTGTAGGTTTAGTTGGTGAATCTGGTTGTGGAAAATCTTTAAGTGCTTTTTCAATTTTAGGAATTTCTCCACCAAGCAGTAAGTTGACAGGAAAAATATTTTATAAAGGTACAGATCTTTTATCTTTAGATGATGAATCTAAAAGAAAAATAAGAGGTAATAAAATATCCCTTATACCTCAAGATCCCTTAAGTGCATTAAATCCAGTTTTTACAATTGGTGAACAAATAACTGAAGTATTAGAGGTGCATAAAAATGCCTCTCAAAAAGAAGCATTCTCAAAAGCCAAAATTGCTTTAGAGAATGTAAATATACCAAGTGGTAGTCAACGTTTAAAAGATTACCCACATCAATTTTCTGGTGGGATGAAACAAAGAGCACTAATTGCTATGGCATTAATTACTGAACCAGATATCTTAGTTGCTGATGAACCTACAACCGCATTAGATGTAACAATTCAACTTCAAATACT
This region includes:
- a CDS encoding inositol monophosphatase; its protein translation is MVNNTFNFAKELIEKASKLILKNYKNIRTISYKKSFANLVTNVDHEVEELILRKITSRYPEHSIIAEESGKKIKNPKYKWFIDPIDGTTNFAHGYPFFCISVGFAINDILQFGLVKNPITNEFYSARKGKGAKLNGKPISVSKVKKIKESLLVTGFSHDGVSSKQENFKNFQTLTTKSHGVRRDGAAALDLCYVACGRVDAFWEKELNPWDVASGVLILKEALGKITGLKGNKYSIYDKNILASNGFIHNELLKYLR
- the galE gene encoding UDP-glucose 4-epimerase GalE, producing MACSILITGGAGYIGSVAVEILLSEGYKTIVLDNLTTGHKESLFPNVAFYNADLGDTKVLEKIFTENKIDVVLHIAGRALVEESIKDPFQYFDTNFCQAQNLLNVMNLFNVKKIVFSSTCAVYGIPNQNEMPIKETTLTRPINPYGESKLIFEKSLEWYKKSYNFDYFALRYFNVAGASKNRGENHNLETHLIPLVIKAVKNKNYDLNVYGNDYDTKDGTAIRDYVHVIDLIYAHLKAIEALINGNTHENIYNIGYGHGYSVLEIVNAAKEVFNFDIQYKISKRRAGDPPILIADSTKIQKDLNWKPKYDNIYEIIRSASKFIN
- a CDS encoding ribbon-helix-helix protein, CopG family, with amino-acid sequence MTKVLVNFQNEFLEEVDKIAELEHRTRSSLIREALRRYLAQHKNETIKKESKESEEGSKPLISSVV
- a CDS encoding sigma-70 family RNA polymerase sigma factor, with amino-acid sequence MPISPFDSLDPDIIDNDDLDSKDIHMFLVEYHKKKDNVIRDKIVHCCISLVKRIAYGLARRSTDPVEDLIQVGSIGLVKAIEQFDPTAGAKFHTYATHLITGEIRHYLRDKTSMIRAPRELQELSFRISRLVQDLIHRLGREPTDAEVAEVLELPADRVSEAYEVDRRRTLISLDQALATDGTSEQLLLDTLEDSAHHLKFHSEEDNIMLQAAIKKLKENLRQVVEMTFYQDLSQTEVAKRLGISQMQVSRRLRAATAELQRILLGNKMNLSNKMNVGKKKK
- the queG gene encoding tRNA epoxyqueuosine(34) reductase QueG yields the protein MLKTKQLITDIALELGFDAVGITLANDLNSSNEHFLNWREKGFASDMSYLLREDPINAKPKKLLPDAKSIITLLVNYYSEAPNDPGLNYGRVAAYAVGLDYHKVLRKKIKQFQEKLKKEFGNYFLSRGFTDSVPLLEKSFARNSGLGFFGKNTLIINKPFGSYFFICEIISNLEIEVETPRWGVSTCGKCTRCINVCPTNALGNGYRLDARLCISYQTIENKNIIPLELREKIGPWVFGCDLCQTVCPYNKKNIQTKWKEFKPENGFGHWIKLRDILNIRSDEEFHKKFSCTSLTRPKRSGLIRNAAIVAGNRLSEEALPELIWLSKNESDPIIREHVLWALSRY
- a CDS encoding ABC transporter ATP-binding protein; the encoded protein is MKAVDLLSLDLNSSEIVGLVGESGCGKSLSAFSILGISPPSSKLTGKIFYKGTDLLSLDDESKRKIRGNKISLIPQDPLSALNPVFTIGEQITEVLEVHKNASQKEAFSKAKIALENVNIPSGSQRLKDYPHQFSGGMKQRALIAMALITEPDILVADEPTTALDVTIQLQILEIMKLIKNKGKGILLITHDLALVSEVCDRVYVMYLGKVVESGSTKEIFINPRHPYTIGLLNSLPDKSKKLLSPIIGQPPSIYSIPEGCAFHTRCPFVFDRCKKEVPELYTVQNNQEHKSRCFLERLQTRDYRL